A single Pan paniscus chromosome 21, NHGRI_mPanPan1-v2.0_pri, whole genome shotgun sequence DNA region contains:
- the DSTN gene encoding destrin encodes MASGVQVADEVCRIFYDMKVRKCSTPEEIKKRKKAVIFCLSADKKCIIVEEGKEILVGDVGVTITDPFKHFVGMLPEKDCRYALYDASFETKESRKEELMFFLWAPELAPLKSKMIYASSKDAIKKKFQGIKHECQANGPEDLNRACIAEKLGGSLIVAFEGCPV; translated from the exons GCCTCAGGAGTGCAAGTAGCTGATGAAGTATGTCGCATTTTTTATGACATGAAAGTTCGTAAATGCTCCACAccagaagaaatcaagaaaagaaagaaggctgtCATTTTTTGTCTCAGTGCAGACAAAAAGTGCATCATTGTAGAAGAAGGCAAAGAGATCTTGGTTGGAGATGTTGGTGTAACCATAACTGATCCTTTCAAGCATTTTGTGGGAATGCTTCCTGAAAAAGATTGTCGCTATGCTTTGTATGATGCAAGCTTTGAAACAAAAGAATCCAGAAAAGAAGAGTTGATGTTTTTTTTGTG GGCACCAGAACTAGCACCTCTGAAAAGTAAAATGATCTATGCAAGCTCCAAGGatgcaattaaaaagaaatttcaag GCATAAAACATGAATGTCAAGCAAATGGACCAGAAGATCTCAATCGGGCTTGTATTGCTGAAAAGTTAGGTGGATCCTTAATTGTAGCCTTTGAAGGATGCCCTGTGTAG